From a region of the Corallococcus silvisoli genome:
- a CDS encoding CoA-transferase subunit beta, with translation MGTDAATTASASERMAFRAARELHDGDVVFVGIGLPNLACNLARATHAPGLFMIYESGAVGAIPERLPVSIGDPSLVTDSLAVVGQADIFQCLLQRGHIEVGFLGGAQVDRWGNLNTTVIGDYANPKVRLPGSGGACEIAVHARRLLIIMRMSPRTFVERCDFVTSPGHRMNGRSRKELGMPGGGPTRIITDLGVLSFDETGEAVLTEVYAGVTPEQVKAACGWPLKVAPEVKTGASPDAAVLHLLREKLDPKRLYL, from the coding sequence ATGGGTACTGACGCGGCCACGACGGCCAGCGCCAGCGAGCGCATGGCGTTCCGCGCCGCCCGCGAGCTGCACGACGGGGACGTGGTGTTCGTGGGCATCGGCCTGCCGAACCTCGCGTGCAACCTGGCGCGGGCCACGCATGCGCCGGGCCTGTTCATGATCTACGAGTCCGGCGCGGTGGGCGCCATCCCGGAGCGGCTGCCGGTGTCCATTGGCGACCCGTCGCTGGTGACGGACTCGCTCGCGGTGGTGGGGCAGGCGGACATCTTCCAGTGCCTGCTGCAACGGGGACACATCGAAGTGGGCTTCCTGGGCGGCGCGCAGGTGGACCGGTGGGGAAACCTCAACACCACCGTCATCGGCGACTACGCGAACCCGAAGGTCCGGCTGCCGGGCAGCGGCGGGGCCTGTGAGATCGCGGTCCATGCGCGGCGGCTGCTCATCATCATGCGGATGAGCCCGCGCACCTTCGTGGAGCGCTGCGACTTCGTCACCAGCCCGGGCCACCGCATGAACGGGCGCTCCCGGAAGGAGCTGGGCATGCCCGGCGGCGGCCCCACCCGCATCATCACGGACCTGGGCGTGCTGAGCTTCGACGAGACGGGCGAGGCGGTGCTCACCGAGGTGTACGCGGGCGTCACCCCGGAGCAGGTGAAGGCCGCCTGCGGCTGGCCGCTCAAGGTGGCGCCCGAGGTGAAGACGGGCGCGTCACCGGACGCGGCGGTGCTGCACCTGCTGCGCGAGAAGCTGGATCCGAAGCGCCTGTATCTCTGA
- a CDS encoding type VI immunity family protein, producing MNEQVPTVRESMEIEGTTVVLMREGISIAFYLRAPHEEIAPALWRAQERYRRAVEPRRLRWFWDCYTGDWPELDAEGEAELQKRILSPSCFVEANELSHSATGVAFRYHGRGSDSASFHEAYPESTCTLEFRLPTEFLAERGPEWIRALAIDLGRALPWDSGHAGLSLEVHAWTRTLTPLLRETTRRHPGFDLNQLDQLALHLGTKVRAPAWLTFLGPPVLQELGGAEGLRSRLHAPATQVQSLSPDRAVVSLGPAPEAGDLDAGDTLPAYRELARVLEPWLYAHRGSWGDLTEAEVRQWERRFL from the coding sequence ATGAACGAGCAGGTGCCGACAGTTCGTGAATCGATGGAGATTGAAGGGACGACCGTGGTCCTCATGAGGGAGGGGATCAGCATCGCCTTCTATCTGCGCGCGCCTCACGAAGAGATCGCTCCTGCCCTCTGGCGTGCGCAGGAGCGCTACCGGCGGGCCGTCGAACCGCGACGGCTGCGCTGGTTCTGGGATTGCTACACCGGAGACTGGCCGGAGCTGGATGCGGAGGGAGAGGCGGAGCTCCAGAAGCGGATCCTGAGCCCCTCTTGCTTCGTTGAGGCAAACGAGCTGTCGCACTCCGCGACGGGAGTCGCATTCAGGTATCACGGGAGAGGAAGTGACTCGGCCAGCTTCCACGAGGCCTATCCGGAGAGCACTTGCACGCTGGAGTTCCGGCTGCCCACCGAGTTCCTGGCCGAGCGCGGGCCGGAGTGGATCCGTGCGCTGGCCATCGACCTGGGCCGTGCGCTGCCCTGGGACTCAGGGCATGCGGGCCTGTCGCTCGAAGTGCATGCCTGGACCCGGACCCTCACGCCGCTGCTGCGCGAAACCACCCGGCGCCATCCGGGCTTCGACCTGAACCAGTTGGACCAGCTCGCGCTGCACCTGGGCACGAAGGTCCGCGCCCCCGCATGGCTCACCTTCCTGGGCCCGCCCGTGTTGCAGGAGCTGGGCGGCGCGGAGGGACTGCGCTCCCGGCTGCACGCTCCCGCGACCCAGGTCCAGTCACTCTCCCCGGACCGGGCCGTCGTCTCGTTGGGCCCCGCGCCCGAAGCAGGGGATCTGGACGCGGGTGACACACTGCCCGCGTACCGCGAGCTCGCCCGCGTGCTGGAGCCCTGGCTCTACGCACACCGGGGCTCCTGGGGGGACCTCACCGAAGCCGAGGTCCGCCAGTGGGAGCGCCGCTTCCTCTGA
- the aceA gene encoding isocitrate lyase: MYDATPTTSDASPHAKLHAQRFDGITRNYTEKDVEKLRGSIRVSHTLAEMGARRLWELLHTDAYINALGALTGNQAVQMVRAGLKAIYLSGWQVAADANSAGQMYPDQSLYPVDSVPSVVKKINNALRRADQIDHAEGRHDRNWFAPILADAEAGFGGPLNAYELMKGMIEAGAAGVHFEDQLASEKKCGHMGGKVLVPTSHFVRTLTAARLAADVMGVSTLVVARTDADSAKLLMSDADEYDHAFIDKAAGRTAEGFYRIKGGLECAIARGLAYAPYADLVWCETSTPDLAQAKAFAEGIHKKFPNKMLAYNCSPSFNWKKNLDDSTIAKFQRELGAMGYKFQFVTLAGFHALNFSMYELARQYKDRGMAAYSEMQQSEFGAEKNGYTATRHQREVGTGYFDQVAEVISGGSASTLALHESTEAHQF, from the coding sequence ATGTACGACGCGACGCCGACCACTTCCGATGCCTCCCCCCATGCGAAGCTCCACGCGCAGCGCTTCGACGGAATCACCCGCAACTACACCGAGAAGGACGTGGAGAAGCTCCGCGGCTCCATCCGCGTGAGCCACACGCTGGCGGAGATGGGCGCGCGCCGCCTCTGGGAGCTGCTCCACACGGACGCGTACATCAACGCGCTGGGCGCCCTCACCGGCAACCAGGCCGTGCAGATGGTGCGCGCGGGCCTCAAGGCCATCTACCTGTCCGGCTGGCAGGTCGCCGCGGACGCGAACTCCGCCGGCCAGATGTACCCGGACCAGAGCCTCTACCCGGTGGACTCCGTCCCCAGCGTGGTGAAGAAGATCAACAACGCCCTGCGCCGCGCGGATCAGATCGACCACGCCGAAGGGCGCCATGACCGCAACTGGTTCGCGCCCATCCTCGCGGACGCGGAGGCCGGCTTCGGCGGCCCGCTCAACGCCTATGAGCTGATGAAGGGGATGATCGAAGCGGGCGCCGCGGGCGTGCACTTCGAGGACCAGCTGGCCAGCGAGAAGAAGTGCGGCCACATGGGCGGCAAGGTGCTGGTGCCCACCAGCCACTTCGTGCGCACGCTGACCGCGGCGCGCCTGGCGGCGGACGTGATGGGCGTGTCCACGCTGGTGGTGGCTCGCACGGACGCGGACAGCGCCAAGCTGCTGATGAGCGACGCGGACGAGTACGACCACGCCTTCATCGACAAGGCGGCGGGCCGCACGGCGGAGGGCTTCTACCGCATCAAGGGCGGCCTGGAGTGCGCCATCGCGCGCGGCCTGGCGTACGCCCCCTACGCGGACCTGGTGTGGTGCGAGACCAGCACCCCGGACCTCGCGCAGGCGAAGGCCTTCGCGGAGGGCATCCACAAGAAGTTCCCCAACAAGATGCTCGCGTACAACTGCTCGCCGTCCTTCAACTGGAAGAAGAACCTGGACGACAGCACCATCGCGAAGTTCCAGCGGGAGCTGGGCGCCATGGGCTACAAGTTCCAGTTCGTCACCCTGGCGGGCTTCCACGCGCTGAACTTCTCCATGTACGAGCTGGCCCGTCAGTACAAGGACCGCGGCATGGCGGCCTACAGCGAGATGCAGCAGTCGGAGTTCGGCGCGGAGAAGAACGGCTACACCGCCACGCGCCACCAGCGCGAGGTGGGCACCGGCTACTTCGACCAGGTCGCCGAGGTCATCTCCGGCGGCAGCGCCAGCACCCTGGCCCTGCACGAGTCCACCGAGGCCCACCAGTTCTAG
- a CDS encoding acyl-CoA thioesterase: MTSPSSSLPPSATETRMVDMVFPDQTNHYGTLFGGQALRLMDMSAFITASRYARRTVVTASSERVDFHTPVRQGQLVELVGRVVATGRTSLTVDVELYSEDLLSGARLLCTRGRFILVALDAERRPTAVPPLAPENQT, translated from the coding sequence ATGACGTCCCCTTCTTCTTCCCTCCCTCCGTCCGCCACCGAGACCCGCATGGTCGACATGGTCTTCCCCGACCAGACCAACCACTACGGCACGCTCTTCGGCGGACAGGCGCTGCGGCTGATGGACATGTCCGCGTTCATCACCGCCAGCCGCTACGCGCGACGCACCGTCGTCACCGCGTCCAGCGAACGCGTGGACTTCCACACCCCCGTGCGCCAGGGCCAGCTGGTGGAGCTGGTGGGCCGCGTCGTCGCCACCGGCCGCACCTCCCTCACCGTGGACGTGGAGCTCTACTCGGAGGACCTGCTGTCCGGCGCGCGCCTGCTGTGCACGCGCGGGCGCTTCATCCTGGTCGCGCTCGACGCGGAGCGGCGTCCCACCGCGGTGCCGCCGCTCGCGCCGGAGAACCAGACATGA
- a CDS encoding aldehyde dehydrogenase family protein yields the protein MTFRITYSVLDADLTELHARFDAALATVRARLGAEYPSWIAGKAHHSGDLLDSRNPTRPSEIIGRFHRTAPGEVGRVVRAAKDAQRAWGATAWEERVQILRRAADLISERRWELAAGMTLEVGKNRLEALGDVEEAADLLRYYAGQVESARGFHLPMARLSPREDTRSVLRPYGVFVVISPFNFPLALAAGMSAGALLGGNAVILKPSEEAPGCADGLFHALKDAGLPDGVFQVVHGEGERLGAALVRHPAVDGVAFTGSSTVGMEIHRQLTAEHVRPALLELGGKNATVVCKDADLEAAVEGCHRSAFGMSGQKCSALSRIYVHEDVRRDFLERLARKARDTVVGDPALASVFMGPVINAASVRRFEEAVAEARRDGTVHAGGGAPALDASLSHGHFVAPTVVELPHDHRLMRDELFLPFVGVATFRTLDEALARLNDSAYGLTAGIFSEDPATVEAFMARADAGVLYANRRTGATTGAWPGVQPFCGWKASGSSGKGGCGPYYVSQFMREQSQTRMG from the coding sequence ATGACCTTTCGCATCACCTATTCGGTGCTGGACGCGGACCTGACGGAGCTGCACGCGCGCTTCGACGCCGCGCTCGCCACGGTGCGCGCGCGCCTGGGCGCGGAGTACCCGTCCTGGATCGCCGGCAAGGCGCACCACAGCGGGGACCTGCTGGACAGCCGCAACCCCACGCGGCCCTCCGAAATCATCGGGCGCTTCCACCGCACCGCGCCCGGCGAGGTGGGCCGCGTGGTGCGCGCGGCGAAGGACGCCCAGCGCGCGTGGGGCGCCACCGCGTGGGAGGAGCGCGTCCAAATCCTGCGCCGCGCCGCCGACCTCATCTCCGAGCGCCGGTGGGAGCTGGCGGCGGGGATGACGCTGGAGGTGGGCAAGAACCGGCTGGAGGCCCTGGGCGACGTGGAGGAGGCCGCGGACCTGCTGCGCTACTACGCCGGGCAGGTGGAGTCCGCGCGCGGCTTCCACCTCCCCATGGCGCGCCTGTCTCCCCGCGAGGACACGCGCAGCGTGCTGCGCCCCTACGGCGTCTTCGTCGTCATCTCCCCCTTCAACTTCCCGCTCGCGCTGGCGGCGGGGATGAGCGCGGGCGCGCTGCTGGGCGGCAACGCCGTCATCCTCAAGCCCAGCGAGGAGGCCCCGGGTTGCGCGGACGGCCTCTTCCACGCCTTGAAGGACGCGGGCCTGCCGGACGGCGTGTTCCAGGTGGTGCACGGCGAGGGCGAACGCCTGGGCGCGGCGCTGGTGCGCCACCCCGCGGTGGACGGCGTGGCCTTCACCGGCAGCAGCACGGTGGGCATGGAGATCCACCGCCAGCTCACCGCGGAGCACGTGCGGCCCGCGCTGCTGGAGCTGGGCGGGAAGAACGCGACCGTTGTCTGCAAGGACGCGGACCTGGAGGCGGCGGTGGAGGGCTGCCACCGCTCGGCGTTCGGGATGTCCGGCCAGAAGTGCAGCGCGCTGTCGCGCATCTACGTGCACGAGGACGTGCGCCGCGACTTCCTCGAACGGCTGGCCCGGAAGGCCCGCGACACGGTGGTGGGGGACCCCGCGCTCGCGTCCGTCTTCATGGGGCCGGTCATCAACGCGGCCTCCGTCCGCCGCTTCGAAGAGGCCGTGGCGGAGGCGCGGCGCGACGGCACCGTGCACGCGGGCGGCGGCGCACCGGCCCTGGACGCGTCGCTCTCGCACGGCCACTTCGTCGCGCCCACGGTGGTGGAGCTGCCGCACGACCACCGGCTGATGCGCGACGAGCTGTTCCTGCCCTTCGTCGGCGTGGCGACCTTCCGCACGCTGGACGAGGCGCTGGCGCGGCTCAACGACAGCGCCTACGGCCTCACCGCCGGCATCTTCAGCGAGGACCCGGCCACCGTGGAGGCGTTCATGGCCCGCGCGGACGCCGGGGTGCTCTACGCCAACCGCCGCACGGGCGCGACGACGGGCGCGTGGCCCGGCGTGCAGCCCTTCTGCGGCTGGAAGGCCAGCGGCTCCAGCGGCAAGGGCGGCTGCGGTCCCTATTACGTCTCGCAGTTCATGCGCGAGCAGTCCCAGACCCGGATGGGTTGA
- a CDS encoding acetyl ornithine aminotransferase family protein: MHPLYPEVKVAPPGPNARAIIDLDKRYTSPSYIKEYPLVVERGEGPWVHDVDGNRFLDFMAGIAVAATGHAHPHVVKAIQEAAGRFLHICGTDFYYDGFSRLCERLANYLPEMGPKKVFLTNSGTEAVEGALKLARHHTRRQTIIAFKGGFHGRTYGAISLNSSKVAQRAFFGPLLPGVLHIPYANPYRCANGCAPGACGDACNPVRLLETDWFVNHVDPREVAAIFVEPILGEGGYVVPSAGFLQDLRRLCDAHGILLVFDEVQSGIGRTGRMFAAEHFGVMPDILLSAKGIASGMPLGAIIAREAVMTWPRGSHGSTYGGNPVCCAAALATLDVVEGLLDSVRDTGEHLQSGLKALQRGHPVIGDVRGVGLMVGAEFVHPNTREPASAYVADLEQLAFQKGLLLLSCGKSTIRFAPPLVVGRHEVDVMLGVLGACLQELDVRHGMKGS; the protein is encoded by the coding sequence ATGCACCCGCTCTATCCCGAAGTGAAGGTCGCGCCCCCGGGGCCCAACGCCCGGGCCATCATCGACCTGGACAAGCGCTACACCTCGCCGTCGTACATCAAGGAGTACCCCCTGGTGGTGGAGCGCGGCGAGGGGCCGTGGGTCCACGACGTGGACGGCAACCGCTTCCTGGACTTCATGGCGGGCATCGCCGTGGCCGCCACGGGGCACGCGCACCCGCACGTGGTGAAGGCCATCCAGGAGGCCGCGGGCCGCTTCCTCCACATCTGCGGCACGGACTTCTACTACGACGGCTTCTCGCGCCTCTGTGAGCGGCTGGCGAACTACCTGCCGGAGATGGGCCCCAAGAAGGTCTTCCTCACCAACTCCGGCACCGAGGCCGTGGAGGGCGCGCTCAAGCTCGCGCGCCACCACACGCGCCGGCAGACCATCATCGCCTTCAAGGGCGGCTTCCACGGCCGCACCTATGGCGCCATCTCCCTCAACTCCTCCAAGGTGGCCCAGCGCGCGTTCTTCGGCCCGCTGCTGCCGGGCGTGCTGCACATCCCCTACGCCAACCCGTACCGCTGCGCGAACGGCTGCGCGCCCGGCGCGTGCGGCGACGCCTGCAACCCGGTGCGCCTGCTGGAGACGGACTGGTTCGTCAACCACGTGGACCCGCGCGAGGTGGCCGCCATCTTCGTGGAGCCCATCCTGGGCGAGGGCGGCTACGTGGTGCCGTCCGCGGGCTTCCTCCAGGACCTGCGCCGGCTGTGCGACGCGCACGGCATCCTGCTGGTGTTCGACGAGGTGCAGTCCGGCATCGGCCGCACCGGACGGATGTTCGCGGCGGAGCACTTCGGGGTGATGCCGGACATCCTGCTGTCCGCCAAGGGCATCGCGTCCGGGATGCCGCTGGGGGCCATCATCGCGCGCGAAGCGGTGATGACCTGGCCGCGCGGCTCCCACGGCAGCACCTACGGCGGCAACCCGGTGTGCTGCGCCGCCGCGCTCGCCACGCTGGACGTCGTGGAGGGCCTGCTGGACAGCGTGCGGGACACGGGCGAGCACCTCCAATCGGGCCTCAAGGCGCTCCAGCGCGGACACCCCGTCATCGGCGACGTGCGCGGCGTGGGCCTGATGGTGGGCGCCGAGTTCGTGCACCCGAACACCCGGGAGCCCGCGAGCGCGTACGTGGCGGACCTGGAGCAGCTGGCGTTCCAGAAGGGCCTGCTGCTGCTGTCGTGCGGCAAGTCCACCATCCGCTTCGCGCCCCCGCTGGTGGTGGGCCGGCACGAGGTGGACGTGATGCTGGGGGTGCTGGGCGCGTGCCTCCAGGAGCTGGATGTCCGGCACGGCATGAAGGGGAGCTGA
- a CDS encoding CoA transferase subunit A, with protein sequence MDKLCSMKEAIAASVHDGDSIVIDGFTHLICFAAGHEIIRQGRRNLTAIRLTPDLVYDQLIEAGCVKRLVFSWAGNPGVGSLHALRRRSEAGCAERLELEEYSHFGLLSRLQAAAAGLPFWPLDNYFGGDIARVNTNIRTVRCPYTGRELATVPALNPDVTVLHCQRADREGNAQVWGLLGSQKEAAFAAKRVVVVAEEIVPTEVIRADPNRTVVPGIIVSHVVHEPWGCHPSFVQGFHDRDNDFYVKWEDISRQPKTYQDYLEAFVHGVKDRRGYLERLEAGLLDKLRAKPRPCAGVDYGY encoded by the coding sequence ATGGACAAGCTCTGTTCGATGAAGGAGGCCATCGCGGCCTCCGTGCACGATGGCGACTCAATCGTCATCGATGGCTTCACCCACCTCATCTGCTTCGCGGCGGGACACGAAATCATCCGCCAGGGCCGGCGCAACCTCACCGCCATCCGGCTCACGCCGGACCTCGTCTACGACCAGCTCATCGAAGCCGGCTGCGTGAAGCGGCTGGTGTTCAGCTGGGCCGGCAACCCGGGCGTGGGCAGCCTGCACGCGCTCCGGCGCCGCAGCGAGGCGGGCTGCGCCGAGCGGCTGGAGCTGGAGGAGTACTCGCACTTCGGGCTGCTGTCGCGCCTGCAAGCGGCGGCGGCGGGGCTGCCGTTCTGGCCGCTCGACAACTACTTCGGCGGCGACATCGCGCGGGTGAACACGAACATCCGCACCGTGCGCTGTCCGTACACCGGGCGGGAGCTGGCCACGGTGCCCGCGCTGAACCCGGACGTGACCGTCCTCCACTGCCAGCGCGCGGACCGGGAGGGCAACGCGCAGGTGTGGGGGCTGCTGGGCTCCCAGAAGGAAGCGGCCTTCGCGGCGAAGCGGGTCGTGGTCGTGGCGGAGGAGATCGTCCCCACGGAGGTCATCCGCGCGGATCCGAACCGCACCGTTGTGCCCGGCATCATCGTCAGCCACGTGGTGCATGAGCCCTGGGGCTGCCACCCCAGCTTCGTGCAGGGCTTCCACGACCGGGACAACGACTTCTACGTGAAGTGGGAGGACATCTCGCGCCAGCCGAAGACGTACCAGGACTACCTGGAGGCCTTCGTCCACGGCGTGAAGGACCGGCGCGGCTACCTGGAGCGGCTGGAGGCGGGGTTGCTCGACAAGCTGCGGGCGAAGCCCCGGCCTTGCGCGGGGGTGGACTATGGGTACTGA
- a CDS encoding TIGR04013 family B12-binding domain/radical SAM domain-containing protein produces the protein MSLTPRKVSLVLSYQYPGKYAFTVLAGAVEADPALSDVSLHFPRSREALLDTVRERADAGDTVVAAWSFYSASFGPSVEELHWVRERLEGRDVLCIAGGVHATAETLQTLQAGFDLVAVGEGEHTLRALLVRVLQGEDPRTTHGTAHLKDGKLVQHGHGEGVRLDDFPPFAAKHVKFGAIEITRGCIYACRFCQTPFMSKARFRHRSVPNIARWARELRLAGRRDLRFITPTSMSYGTPDETVNLAAVEDLLAAVTEAMAPDGRIYYGTFPSEVRPEHVTPEALALLKRYVANDNLIIGGQSGSERILQATRRGHDVETVVRAARLAVEGGFVPNVDFILGLPGEEPADVDATLDLMQRLSDLGARVHGHTFMPLPGTPFRDAPPGRLDARTRQRLDWLASQGRLYGHWKQQGVLAEAIAARRQPRAR, from the coding sequence ATGTCGCTGACGCCTCGCAAGGTCTCGCTCGTCCTGAGCTACCAGTACCCGGGCAAGTACGCCTTCACCGTGCTCGCCGGCGCCGTGGAGGCCGACCCCGCGCTCTCCGACGTGTCGCTGCACTTCCCGCGCAGCCGCGAGGCCCTGCTGGACACCGTGCGCGAGCGCGCGGACGCGGGCGACACCGTCGTCGCCGCGTGGTCCTTCTACTCCGCCAGCTTCGGCCCCTCCGTGGAGGAGCTGCACTGGGTGCGCGAACGGCTGGAGGGCCGCGACGTGCTCTGCATCGCGGGCGGCGTGCACGCCACCGCGGAGACGCTTCAGACGCTCCAGGCCGGCTTCGACCTCGTCGCCGTGGGCGAGGGCGAACACACCCTGCGCGCCCTGCTCGTCCGCGTCCTCCAGGGCGAGGACCCGCGCACGACGCACGGCACCGCGCACCTGAAGGACGGCAAGCTCGTGCAGCACGGTCACGGGGAGGGCGTGCGCCTGGACGACTTCCCCCCGTTCGCCGCGAAGCACGTGAAGTTCGGCGCCATCGAGATCACGCGCGGCTGCATCTACGCCTGCCGCTTCTGCCAGACGCCCTTCATGAGCAAGGCGCGCTTCCGGCACCGCTCCGTGCCCAACATCGCCCGGTGGGCGCGCGAGCTGCGCCTCGCGGGCCGCCGCGACCTGCGCTTCATCACCCCCACGTCCATGTCCTACGGCACCCCGGACGAGACCGTGAACCTGGCCGCGGTGGAGGACCTGCTCGCCGCCGTGACGGAGGCCATGGCCCCGGACGGGCGCATCTACTACGGCACCTTCCCGTCGGAGGTTCGCCCGGAGCACGTCACGCCAGAGGCCCTGGCGCTGCTCAAGCGCTACGTGGCCAACGACAACCTCATCATCGGCGGCCAGTCCGGCTCCGAGCGCATCCTCCAGGCCACCCGGCGCGGCCACGACGTGGAGACCGTGGTGCGCGCCGCGCGGCTCGCGGTGGAGGGCGGCTTCGTCCCCAACGTGGACTTCATCCTGGGCCTGCCCGGCGAGGAGCCCGCGGACGTGGACGCCACCCTGGACCTGATGCAGCGGCTGTCCGACCTGGGCGCGCGCGTGCACGGCCACACCTTCATGCCGCTGCCCGGCACGCCGTTCCGCGACGCGCCGCCCGGCCGGCTGGACGCGCGCACCCGGCAGCGCCTGGACTGGCTCGCGTCCCAGGGCCGCCTGTACGGCCACTGGAAGCAGCAGGGCGTGCTCGCGGAGGCCATCGCCGCCCGCAGACAGCCGCGCGCCCGGTAG
- a CDS encoding aminotransferase family protein codes for MNAIRYPDGNVLLRNLSREFPVVTHGQGIYLYGAQGRRYLDGSAGALVASVGHGNREVADRVHEQLLQVAYVNGTHFTTEVTEALATRLCEHAPQGLKRAAFLGSGSEAIEAAVKFARQLWVERGQPQRSRVITRVPGYHGNTLYALSMSGRPHYQTFFGPMLSQVVTTPAPYPYRCGLEDYARDGAAHYARHLEEAIQRAGPDTLAAFVAEPVIGSSAGASVPPPGYFEAVSAVCRRHGILMIADEVMCGCGRTGRFFASDLMDFTPDVLVMGKGLSGGYAPLSAVLVREDHLEELRRGSGGFMHAQTYLQAPCMTAAGLAVLDYYERHDLVAHAERVGAYLQRRLREVLLPLPHVGSVQGVGLMAGVELVEDKATKRPFPRARRAVEGLLAELFALGLILWPNTGHADGTNGDLVMVGPPLIITEPQVDELVDLLARGLTRFLERP; via the coding sequence TTGAACGCCATCCGCTACCCGGACGGGAACGTGCTCCTGCGCAACCTGTCGCGCGAGTTCCCCGTCGTGACCCACGGCCAGGGCATCTACCTGTACGGCGCGCAGGGCCGCCGCTACCTGGACGGCTCCGCGGGCGCGCTGGTGGCCAGCGTGGGCCATGGCAACCGCGAGGTCGCGGACCGCGTCCATGAGCAGCTCCTCCAGGTCGCGTACGTCAACGGCACCCACTTCACCACCGAGGTGACGGAGGCCCTGGCCACCCGGCTGTGCGAACACGCGCCCCAGGGACTCAAGCGCGCGGCCTTCCTGGGCTCCGGTTCGGAGGCCATCGAGGCGGCGGTGAAGTTCGCCCGGCAGCTCTGGGTGGAGCGCGGACAGCCCCAGCGCTCGCGCGTCATCACGCGCGTGCCCGGCTACCACGGCAACACGCTCTACGCGCTGTCCATGTCCGGACGGCCGCACTACCAGACGTTCTTCGGCCCCATGCTGTCCCAGGTCGTCACCACGCCCGCGCCCTACCCCTACCGCTGCGGCCTGGAGGACTACGCGCGCGACGGGGCGGCGCACTACGCGCGGCACCTGGAGGAGGCCATCCAGCGCGCGGGGCCCGACACGCTCGCCGCGTTCGTGGCGGAGCCCGTCATCGGTTCATCGGCGGGAGCGTCCGTGCCGCCGCCCGGCTACTTCGAGGCGGTGTCGGCCGTCTGCCGGCGCCACGGCATCCTGATGATCGCCGACGAGGTCATGTGCGGCTGCGGGCGCACCGGCCGCTTCTTCGCGAGCGACCTCATGGACTTCACCCCGGACGTGCTCGTGATGGGCAAGGGGCTGAGCGGTGGCTACGCGCCCCTGAGCGCGGTGCTGGTGCGCGAGGACCACCTGGAGGAGCTGCGCCGGGGCTCCGGCGGCTTCATGCACGCGCAGACGTACCTCCAGGCGCCGTGCATGACGGCCGCGGGGCTCGCGGTGCTGGACTACTACGAACGGCACGACCTGGTGGCGCACGCGGAGCGCGTGGGCGCCTACCTGCAACGCCGGCTGCGAGAGGTCCTGCTGCCCCTGCCCCACGTGGGCTCCGTGCAGGGCGTGGGGCTGATGGCGGGCGTGGAGCTGGTGGAGGACAAGGCCACGAAGCGGCCCTTCCCTCGCGCGCGCAGGGCCGTGGAGGGGCTGCTCGCGGAGCTGTTCGCGCTGGGGCTCATCCTCTGGCCCAACACCGGCCACGCCGACGGGACGAACGGCGACCTGGTGATGGTGGGCCCGCCGTTGATCATCACCGAGCCCCAGGTGGACGAGCTGGTGGACCTGCTCGCCCGGGGCCTGACCCGTTTCCTGGAGCGGCCATGA